The Acetonema longum DSM 6540 DNA segment AAGAACGGTTCCACTTCAATGTTGGGCACCGTTCTTTCCATTTTTACGAAAGCTACGTCTATTTCCCGGCGTTCCAATGTATCCCATAGTTCCCCGGAATGTTGCGTGCGGAATTGGAGGCGTATTCTCGGACTATGTTGGGTTAAAGATCGATAAAGAGGCGGAAGAACATATGTATTAAGGCTGTTTGATCCGCCGATGGAAAGGGTTAACTGGGGACCGCTTGCCTGCAGTTTCTCCGTATCCCGTTTTAACGCCTGCCATCGCTCGGCAATAGCAATGAAGTTCTCGCCAAAAGGAGATAAGGCAATCTTTTGTCTGCCCTTTCCTCGCTCAACAAGGATGGCCCCCATTTCCTGCTCCAGGGTTTTCAGCCGATAACTGACGGTAGCTTGGGTCAAACTTAGCACTTCAGCCGCTTTTTTTAAGCTCTGGGTCTGCACAATAGCCAGAAATGCTTCAATTCCTGCAGCATACATGAATGGGCCTCCTCAAATCTTAAATATAGAAATATTTAAGATATTTTACAAAATACATTTGATTTACAAGCAATATTTCTTTATTTAAAATTAACATGAAATTAACAAACGTGCAACTATGCATATAGAGGAGGAAATATCTTGGCTAACCAGGCGGATGCAAATAAAAAATCCGTTATTGTCATTTCTTTACTTACAGCGGCATGCCTGCTCGGCGACTCCATGTTATACGTCGTTTTGCCGATACACTGGCAGGACGTAGGGCTGGCTTCCTTATGGGAAGTAGGTATTCTGTTATCAGTCAACCGCATTGTACGACTGCCTTTAAATCCTCTGGTCAGTTGGCTCTATGGCAGGATAAGCAGCCGGAGCGGCCTTACTTTCGCGGCAATACTGGCTGTTTGCACAACCTTTTCCTATGCGTTTGTACAAGGGTTCGTACTTTGGCTGATTTTGCGGTGTATATGGGGACTCGCCTGGACTTTTTTACGCTTAGGCGCTTATTTTACCATCCTTGAAGTAACTGGCGAAAATAATCGAGGCCATTACATGGGTATGTATAACGGCCTCTATCGTTTAGGGAGCCTGGTAGGTATGCTGACAGGAGGCTTTCTCGCTGACCGCTATGGTGTTGGCGTTACAGCCATATTGTTCGGATTTATGACCTTTTTGGCAATTCCCTTCACCTTTCAGTTGTTTGCCTGTCCAAGCGGCCATGCGCCGGACACAAACAAGTCCCTGGATGTATCAGCCCTCATCAACGCAAATGTGCTTTGGACTCTGCTGACTGGGCTGTTTATCGCCATGGTCTATCAAGGAACATTTACGGCGACGCTGAGCTATTTGATCCAGGTTCATAACTCTTCCCCCATCTTGCTCTTCGGCACCACGATCGGCGCTGCATCTCTGGCCGGTACTCTGCAAGCTTTGCGTTGGGGGTGGGAACCTTGGCTGGCCCCATTGTCCGGTAAACTATCCGACGGCAAATACAGTCGCAACACCATATTAACTGCAACCCTTATCCTCGCTGCCGTATCATTCTCCCTGCTCCCTTTGCCATTGCCCTTAGAATGGTGGCTGCTGCTTATTCTTATTATTCTCCTGACGGCAACGGTTCTCACAACGATTATCGACGCTATTGCCTGTGATGTCGCCTTTTGTTCTCCTCCCAAAACTTTTATGTCGGCGTATTCCTTCGCCATTGATATTGGCGCCGCCTTGGGACCGTTGGCCGGATATACGCTCAATGATCTATCCGGCCCCTATGCTGTTTATTGGGCAATCGCCGGCGGTCTGTCCATATTTGCAGTAAGGTGGCTGATCTGGCCAATCAGCATTTACAAGAAATAAGTCCAACATGTTAAGACATTTTTTCTTTTCTTGTTGTTGCAATACATACGTCTATAATCGCTTGGCAATAACAATGATACCTCATAGAAATTATTAGTATTGTTATGGCACACTATCCTTGCTATCATTTCAATATAAGCCAGTCTTACAATTGTAATTCCGAAAAAGAAGCAATGCCCGTAAGAAAGGAGAAGAAAGATGGATCGCGCAGAACTGTACCCTATGCAAAGGAGCAAAAAGCATGAATGATAAAGTAATCATTCAGTTTCTAGGTTCGGGAGATGCTTTTGGCAGCGGTGGAAGGCTGCAAACCTGCATCCTGATTTCAGGCCAAACCCAGTTTTTGATCGATTGTGGTGCATCTTCAATGATCTCGATAAATCAATACAAAGTCGACCCGAATAGTATCTCTACTATTTTTCTTTCCCACCTGCACGGCGATCACGCCGGCGGCATTCCGTTCTTTGTCCTGGATGCGCAACTAAACCGCAAACGGACACAGCCTCTCACAATCGCAGGACCGCCAGGAACGTCCGACTGGTATCCCCGAATCATGGAAGCCTCGTTCCCCGGCTCGTCCATCGTAGAGAGGAAGTTTCCAGTAACGATCAAGGAACTTGAGCCGGGCAAGGCGGATACCGTCAATGGGATCAGTGTCACGCCTTTCCCCGTATCGCACGGGGCGACGTTGACCTCGCTTGCACTGAGAATAGGTTTTCAGGGAAAATTGATTACCTATTCCGGGGATACGGAGTGGACAGATTCATTGTTTGCTGCGGCTCATGAGGCTGCTCTCTTTATCGCGGAAGCCTATTTCTTCGAGAAAAAAGTAAGAAATCACATGGACTACATGACGCTCAAAGAGCACTGGCACGAATTGAATGCACAGAGAATCATCTTTACTCACATGAACAACGACATGCTGGACAAGCTCCGCGGCGTCGATATCGAAACAGCCAGTGACGGAAAAATAGTAGAAATCTGATCTTGAAACAAGTCCATGACTATTGCATTACCGAAAAAGAACCTGTAGCAATTGCAGGCGCCACAGTGCAGGTGGAATCCTCCTCTACTGCCGGTACTTGCATGTTGGTCACTTTTTCTGTCCACGGATTTAAATAGATTCTCTCGAAAAAGTAAGTTTACCGCTTCATATCATACTAAATGTCTACTGCAAAATAATGCAGTAGACATTTGGCCTATCTGGCGTATGCGGATTAAGTAAAAAATTAAACTGTGTCAACCTTGGGGAACCACCTAGTACAAGGTCGCATGATAGGTGGTGTGAGAGAAGGGGGGTTTGTCACTCCTACTACTCAATCAACGGAACAAGAAATCGTATGTTCCTATTTACCGGCGACGGAGAATTCCCCTATTTTGCGCCCTTTTGCCAGCATGTCAATCACTGTGGCATCGGTGGGAAAAGCCAGGGGCGGAATAGCGTCGAGAGAAAAAAATGCCGCTTGGTCCAGATCATCCCCGGCGGTAAGACTGCCGCCCGTTTGAGTGACGATAAACCAAATTCCGACTGTGTGGCAGGCGGGATTATGGAAGTTGGATAGCACAGCGAACACATTTTGCGGTTCAATGCGCAAGCCTGTTTCTTCCCCGAACTCGCGTTTCAGAGCTTCCCGCACTTCTTCCTCATATTCCACGTAGCCGCAGGGTATGCACCAAAGGCCGGGATAAGTCGATGACTGTGACCGTCGCCCAAGCAATATCCGGTCTTCCTGGATTAAAATACCGGCTACTCCGACAATCGGGTTCTCATACATGATAAAATGACAACTTTCGCAGGTTAGTCTCTCCCGCTGATCGTAGGGCAAACAGGAAAGCTTCCCGCCGCACTTTGGGCAAAAATAAAACCGTTGTTGCATAATATCTCCTTTTTCATTCATCATATTACTTTATGGCAAAAGAACCAATCAGAGCGTCCCTTCGCTTCTACTCAAAGAAATTATGACCTTACATACGGCGGAACTAATGTTTATTGGAGCGGGAATAGAAGGTGACTTAGGCGAAACCGTTAGAAAATACATGACTCTGACCGACGCTGATGTATTTACCGAGTTTCAAATTGGTACAAACATAAGTTATCTGAAAATCTAGCGGCAAACCCCGCTTATAAATCCTATAGCGAAGATGGTTAGATCTATAGGGCTTCCAGGGCGAATTGAATTTCAAATTGTGCGCTTAAGCACCCCACCTGACAAATCGACCAGTGGGGTATTTTCTTTTGTTTCATAGTGCTCCTTTCTCAAATCCCATATCCGTTAAAACTTGTGGTTAAAACTCAGCAGCCACCCCTCGGACTTACTCTTCTCTTCCCAGTTTTGATAGTAGACATCGTCGTCAGCCACCTGATAGCCACCTTTCTTGTGGCGAAGCTCGGCATACCGATAGCCTACACTAACATCCGCATCGGAGTTAAATTGATAGGTAAGGCCCACTGCCGCATCATAGCCTTCGGATTTGCCTCCTTCCAATCTGAAGTTCATAGGTCTTAAATTCCAGCATCCCTCATTGTCGTTCTGCAAAGATGGCGCATAACTGATTTTAGCGGTTGCCGAAAGCTTTTGCCCCAGTTGTCTGGTCTCCTTGATGCCAAGATGCAGCCCCGAGTATGTAGTATCCCAAGTAGAATTCAATTCGGTCAGTTTTGTCCCGGGAGCCGGCGTCGGCATTGTCACGCCATTACCGATGACCTGCACACCGTTAGTCATCCGAAAAGAATTCTTCTGATACTGATATCCGGCAAACAATTGGGTTTTGTTTTTCTCAGTTTTTTCCATAGTGAGATAGTAATCCACCGTAAAGAATTGAGATTTGCTGCGAGTGTCAAACTGGCTTAAGGAAAACTTCCGTCCGTCATAATCAG contains these protein-coding regions:
- a CDS encoding LysR family transcriptional regulator, which encodes MYAAGIEAFLAIVQTQSLKKAAEVLSLTQATVSYRLKTLEQEMGAILVERGKGRQKIALSPFGENFIAIAERWQALKRDTEKLQASGPQLTLSIGGSNSLNTYVLPPLYRSLTQHSPRIRLQFRTQHSGELWDTLERREIDVAFVKMERTVPNIEVEPFFVDEAVLIRPATPGSGELQPIHPTVLSSEYEIYWNWGPAFQVWHDRWWDPLRSASVSVDVSGLIVSLMRDPRQWSVVPKSVADTFVQSGQIVIQRLLDPPPERICYKITHKHSKPSVKKSLDILNQYMTHLFAHGSIMA
- a CDS encoding MFS transporter — protein: MANQADANKKSVIVISLLTAACLLGDSMLYVVLPIHWQDVGLASLWEVGILLSVNRIVRLPLNPLVSWLYGRISSRSGLTFAAILAVCTTFSYAFVQGFVLWLILRCIWGLAWTFLRLGAYFTILEVTGENNRGHYMGMYNGLYRLGSLVGMLTGGFLADRYGVGVTAILFGFMTFLAIPFTFQLFACPSGHAPDTNKSLDVSALINANVLWTLLTGLFIAMVYQGTFTATLSYLIQVHNSSPILLFGTTIGAASLAGTLQALRWGWEPWLAPLSGKLSDGKYSRNTILTATLILAAVSFSLLPLPLPLEWWLLLILIILLTATVLTTIIDAIACDVAFCSPPKTFMSAYSFAIDIGAALGPLAGYTLNDLSGPYAVYWAIAGGLSIFAVRWLIWPISIYKK
- a CDS encoding MBL fold metallo-hydrolase, whose protein sequence is MNDKVIIQFLGSGDAFGSGGRLQTCILISGQTQFLIDCGASSMISINQYKVDPNSISTIFLSHLHGDHAGGIPFFVLDAQLNRKRTQPLTIAGPPGTSDWYPRIMEASFPGSSIVERKFPVTIKELEPGKADTVNGISVTPFPVSHGATLTSLALRIGFQGKLITYSGDTEWTDSLFAAAHEAALFIAEAYFFEKKVRNHMDYMTLKEHWHELNAQRIIFTHMNNDMLDKLRGVDIETASDGKIVEI
- a CDS encoding NUDIX hydrolase; translation: MQQRFYFCPKCGGKLSCLPYDQRERLTCESCHFIMYENPIVGVAGILIQEDRILLGRRSQSSTYPGLWCIPCGYVEYEEEVREALKREFGEETGLRIEPQNVFAVLSNFHNPACHTVGIWFIVTQTGGSLTAGDDLDQAAFFSLDAIPPLAFPTDATVIDMLAKGRKIGEFSVAGK
- a CDS encoding omptin family outer membrane protease: MKRIVAITSMLIILAAPPAVYAANSNEDAAQNDVQISLSTWVTTGSNVWTTYYPYPYSDQHISRLEFPMDGVFMVLDAKINLSETEEIGISYGRKGAKTGTGYDSDWMPDVPETDPDNYDPDYDGRKFSLSQFDTRSKSQFFTVDYYLTMEKTEKNKTQLFAGYQYQKNSFRMTNGVQVIGNGVTMPTPAPGTKLTELNSTWDTTYSGLHLGIKETRQLGQKLSATAKISYAPSLQNDNEGCWNLRPMNFRLEGGKSEGYDAAVGLTYQFNSDADVSVGYRYAELRHKKGGYQVADDDVYYQNWEEKSKSEGWLLSFNHKF